From the genome of Plectropomus leopardus isolate mb chromosome 13, YSFRI_Pleo_2.0, whole genome shotgun sequence, one region includes:
- the adssl gene encoding adenylosuccinate synthase, like, with protein MASDSTMANVNGRETVSSLNGEPVVKRPRESASVEAPLRVPKEPTNKVTVVLGAQWGDEGKGKVVDLLAMDADIVCRCQGGNNAGHTVVVDSVEYDFHLLPSGVLNKKAVSFIGNGVVIHLPGLFEEAEKNLQKGKGLQGWEERLKISDRAHIVFNFHQAVDGIQEQQRQQQEGKNLGTTKKGIGPAYSSKAARNGLRVCDLVSDFKVFEDKFRMLAEHFLTMYPNLNVDIDSELEQLKSYAERLRPLVTDGVYFMHKALTGPSKKILVEGANAALLDIDFGTYPFVTSSNCTVGGVCTGLGVPPSHVGRVYGVVKAYTTRVGVGAFPTEQDNETGDLLQSRGREFGVTTGRRRRCGWLDLILVRYAHMVNGFSAIALTKLDILDTLPEIKVGVAYKVDGQPLPSFPANMDILTRVKVDYKTLPGWCCSTEAARSFEELPSQAQSYIRFIEDFLQVPVKWVGVGKSRESMIKLF; from the exons ATGGCATCCGACAGCACCATGGCTAACGTTAACGGACGGGAGACCGTCTCTTCTTTGAACGGGGAGCCGGTGGTGAAGCGGCCCCGGGAGAGCGCCTCTGTCGAGGCTCCTCTCCGCGTCCCGAAGGAGCCGACCAACAAAGTGACCGTGGTGCTCGGGGCGCAGTGGGGCGACGAGGGCAAAGGAAAAGTTGTGGACTTGCTCGCCATGGATGCGGATATCGTATGCAGGTGCCAG gGAGGCAACAACGCGGGTCACACGGTGGTGGTGGACTCGGTGGAGTACGACTTCCACCTGCTGCCCAGTGGAGTGCTCAACAAGAAGGCCGTCTCCTTCATTG GCAACGGAGTGGTGATTCACCTGCCAGGTCTGTTTGAGGAGGCTGAAAAGAATCTGCAGAAAGGCAAAG GATTGCAGGGATGGGAGGAGAGATTAAAGATTTCTGATCGTGCCCACATTG TGTTCAACTTCCATCAGGCTGTTGACGGGATCCaggagcagcagcggcagcagcaagAAGGGAAAAA TTTGGGAACCACAAAGAAGGGGATCGGTCCTGCGTACTCGTCCAAAGCTGCTCGCAACGGCCTGCGAGTCTGTGACCTCGTCTCAGATTTCAAGGTTTTTGAGGACAA gTTCCGTATGTTGGCAGAACATTTCCTGACGATGTATCCAAACCTTAACGTCGACATTGACAGTGAACTCGAGCAGCTGAAG AGCTACGCAGAGAGACTGCGTCCTCTGGTGACTGATGGGGTGTACTTCATGCACAAAGCTCTTACTGGTCCCAGTAAGAAAATCCTGGTGGAGGGAGCCAACGCTGCTCTGCTGGATATCGACTTTG GAACTTATCCCTTCGTGACGTCCTCGAACTGCACCGTGGGAGGAGTGTGCACCGGTCTTGGCGTGCCTCCATCACACGTCGGACGAGTGTACGGCGTCGTCAAAGCGTACACCACCCGGGTGGGCGTTGGTGCTTTCCCAACAGAGCAGGATAAT gAGACTGGAGACTTGTTACAGTCCAGAGGGAGAGAGTTCGGCGTGACGACGGGCAGGAGGAGGCGTTGTGGTTGGCTGGATCTGATTTTGGTCAGATACGCCCACATGGTCAACGGCTTCTCTGC AATCGCTCTGACAAAGCTGGACATTTTGGACACGCTGCCAGAGATTAAAGTGGGCGTGGCCTATAAGGTCGATGGCCAGCCTCTACCAAGTTTCCCCG CAAACATGGACATTTTGACGCGGGTGAAGGTGGACTACAAGACGCTGCCGGGCTGGTGCTGCAGCACCGAGGCGGCTCGCAGCTTCGAGGAGCTGCCGTCACAGGCACAGAGCTACATTCGGTTCATCGAGGACTTCCTGCAAGTGCCAG tgaagTGGGTCGGAGTCGGCAAGTCCAGAGAGAGCATGATCAAACTGTTTTGA